A single Curtobacterium sp. MCJR17_020 DNA region contains:
- the pknB gene encoding Stk1 family PASTA domain-containing Ser/Thr kinase, producing MTAGITLLANRYEIGDVIGRGGMATVHLGNDTRLGRKVAVKLLKPSLANDPAFRTRFRQEAQAAARMAHPTVVRVYDAGEETVTETSGAEVQVPFIVMEYVEGRPLSDIIAEGAVAPAEAVRITEGILTALEYSHRAGVVHRDIKPANVMVTHNGQVKVMDFGIARAITDTSATVAQTTSILGTASYFSPEQARGETVDARTDIYSTGVVLFELLTGRAPFLGDTPVAVAYQHVSEQPVAPSSITPEVSPALDAVTLHALVKDRTRRFQNAAEFRSDLQQAAAGRVPASTKKIQQNAANDASTVLFGVDPRTTSNPAAAFRELDDDTAEHRPQRTQNRPPVAWIWVGILLTVAVIVGVVFFVANLQPGKPPVSSSVSVPNVTGSTFSAASTALEKKDLTAVKVEENSDSVDKGTVIRTDPGSGINVGRKSSVNVVVSLGPERVPVPELNGQSQAAAQQALDDAGFRVGAISSDYSSDVPEGTVMSSDPESGSLHTKGIVINLTVSNGKVQLPNVTNQQFSEAKASLEQLGLTVTPSPSYSCTGGLVTQQDTPQGDVAQGSAVALTYCAASSQPTHAPSSDNGNDKGDNGDNGGDNGDNGDGR from the coding sequence GTGACCGCGGGGATCACCCTCCTCGCCAACCGTTACGAGATCGGTGATGTCATCGGCCGAGGCGGCATGGCAACCGTGCACCTCGGCAACGACACCCGTCTCGGTCGCAAGGTCGCGGTGAAGCTCCTGAAGCCGAGCCTGGCCAACGACCCGGCGTTCCGCACCCGGTTCCGGCAGGAAGCCCAGGCCGCCGCACGCATGGCGCACCCGACGGTCGTCCGCGTGTACGACGCCGGCGAAGAGACCGTGACCGAGACCTCGGGCGCCGAGGTGCAGGTCCCCTTCATCGTGATGGAGTACGTCGAGGGCCGCCCGCTCTCCGACATCATCGCCGAGGGTGCCGTCGCTCCGGCCGAGGCCGTCCGCATCACCGAGGGCATCCTCACCGCGCTCGAGTACTCCCACCGCGCCGGCGTCGTGCACCGCGACATCAAGCCCGCCAACGTCATGGTCACGCACAACGGCCAGGTCAAGGTCATGGACTTCGGCATCGCCCGAGCCATCACCGACACCTCCGCCACGGTCGCGCAGACCACGTCGATCCTCGGCACTGCGTCGTACTTCTCGCCGGAGCAGGCCCGCGGCGAGACCGTCGACGCCCGCACGGACATCTACTCCACGGGTGTCGTGCTGTTCGAACTGCTCACCGGCCGTGCGCCCTTCCTCGGCGACACCCCGGTGGCGGTGGCCTACCAGCACGTCAGCGAGCAGCCCGTCGCCCCGTCGTCGATCACACCAGAGGTGTCCCCGGCACTCGACGCCGTGACCCTGCACGCCCTGGTCAAGGACCGCACACGCCGCTTCCAGAACGCCGCCGAGTTCCGCTCGGACCTGCAGCAGGCCGCTGCGGGCCGGGTTCCGGCATCCACCAAGAAGATCCAGCAGAACGCGGCGAACGACGCCTCGACGGTGCTGTTCGGGGTCGACCCGCGCACCACGTCGAACCCCGCCGCGGCGTTCCGCGAGCTCGACGACGACACCGCTGAGCACCGCCCGCAGCGCACGCAGAACCGTCCGCCGGTGGCGTGGATCTGGGTCGGCATCCTGCTGACGGTCGCGGTCATCGTCGGGGTCGTGTTCTTCGTCGCGAACCTGCAGCCGGGCAAGCCGCCGGTGTCGTCGTCCGTGAGCGTGCCGAACGTCACCGGGTCGACCTTCAGCGCCGCGTCCACCGCCCTCGAGAAGAAGGACCTGACGGCCGTCAAGGTCGAGGAGAACTCCGACTCGGTCGACAAGGGCACGGTCATCCGCACCGACCCGGGCTCCGGCATCAACGTGGGCCGCAAGTCCAGCGTCAACGTGGTCGTCTCCCTCGGCCCCGAGCGGGTCCCGGTCCCCGAGCTGAACGGGCAGTCCCAGGCAGCGGCACAGCAGGCACTGGACGATGCCGGCTTCCGCGTCGGCGCGATCAGTTCCGACTACTCGTCCGACGTGCCAGAGGGCACCGTGATGAGTTCCGACCCCGAGTCCGGTTCGCTCCACACCAAGGGCATCGTGATCAACCTCACGGTGTCCAACGGCAAGGTGCAGCTGCCGAACGTCACGAACCAGCAGTTCTCCGAGGCGAAGGCGTCGCTCGAGCAGCTCGGCCTCACCGTGACGCCGTCGCCGTCGTACTCGTGCACGGGTGGCCTCGTGACGCAGCAGGACACCCCGCAGGGCGATGTCGCCCAGGGCAGTGCCGTCGCCCTGACCTACTGCGCCGCGTCGAGCCAGCCGACCCACGCCCCGTCGTCGGACAACGGGAACGACAAGGGCGACAACGGGGACAACGGTGGAGACAACGGGGACAACGGCGACGGTCGCTGA
- a CDS encoding serine/threonine-protein kinase: MRPTSGLTFGGRYQLSSRVAIGGMGEVWQATDLVIGRTVALKILKDEYLGDPGFLERFRAEARHAALVNHEGIANVFDYGEEDGSAYLVMELVPGEALSTMIEREHTLPVDKVLDIVAQTANALQAAHAVGLVHRDIKPGNLLITPDGRVKITDFGIARIADQVPLTATGQVMGTVQYLSPEQASGHPASPSTDIYSLGIVAYEALAGRRPFTGESQVAIAMAHINEQPPALPGDIPEPVAALVISCIAKKPADRPATAANLARAAQALRRGDVAAATVAVPAIAQGGTVAFNPPQGQGNDAATALLGTQSGAAAGGAGGPVGPRSPATDEPEEPKKKRAWIWWVVGIVVVLAIAGVVGTFALNGAAEPDPTPSKSASKTPRPSQTPSETPSQTPVDTRVTVSAADYTGQNAEQVANQLRGQGLVAEVVAGSNATSSDQVGTVESLSPEGSLEQGTTVTIKAFGDVLTAEAPERATGGSVSDSGRVTFSWPSYDKCPAGYSDVSYTYTIDNGTVPSNGSSSGSTSGTAVTVAAAQSGTVTLSYKVTCKSPQSGTAVVSDSSPGAQVTWTEPTEEPTTDPNDGIDPTDAPMDGN, from the coding sequence ATGAGACCCACCAGCGGACTCACCTTCGGTGGGCGGTACCAGCTCTCGTCCCGGGTCGCCATCGGCGGCATGGGAGAGGTGTGGCAGGCCACCGACCTCGTCATCGGCCGAACCGTCGCACTCAAGATCCTCAAGGACGAGTACCTCGGCGATCCCGGGTTCCTCGAGCGCTTCCGCGCCGAGGCCCGCCACGCTGCGCTCGTCAACCACGAGGGCATCGCCAACGTCTTCGACTACGGCGAAGAGGACGGCAGCGCCTACCTCGTGATGGAGCTCGTTCCCGGCGAAGCGCTCTCGACCATGATCGAGCGCGAGCACACGCTGCCGGTCGACAAGGTCCTCGACATCGTCGCGCAGACCGCGAACGCCCTGCAGGCCGCCCACGCGGTCGGTCTGGTGCACCGCGACATCAAGCCCGGCAACCTGCTCATCACGCCCGACGGCCGCGTCAAGATCACCGACTTCGGCATCGCGCGCATCGCGGACCAGGTCCCGCTCACCGCGACCGGCCAGGTCATGGGCACCGTGCAGTACCTCTCGCCCGAGCAGGCGAGCGGACACCCGGCGTCGCCGTCGACCGACATCTACTCGCTCGGCATCGTCGCGTACGAGGCCCTGGCGGGTCGTCGTCCCTTCACGGGCGAGTCGCAGGTCGCGATCGCGATGGCGCACATCAACGAGCAGCCGCCGGCGCTGCCCGGGGACATCCCCGAGCCCGTCGCCGCCCTCGTGATCTCGTGCATCGCGAAGAAGCCCGCCGATCGTCCCGCCACCGCCGCCAACCTGGCGCGCGCCGCACAGGCACTCCGTCGCGGTGACGTCGCCGCGGCCACCGTCGCCGTCCCCGCCATCGCGCAGGGCGGCACCGTCGCGTTCAACCCGCCGCAGGGGCAGGGCAACGACGCTGCCACGGCACTGCTCGGCACCCAGTCCGGTGCGGCCGCCGGCGGTGCCGGTGGACCCGTCGGACCGCGCTCCCCGGCGACGGACGAGCCCGAGGAACCGAAGAAGAAGCGCGCCTGGATCTGGTGGGTCGTCGGCATCGTCGTCGTGCTCGCGATCGCCGGTGTCGTCGGAACCTTCGCCCTGAACGGTGCTGCCGAGCCGGACCCGACCCCGTCGAAGTCCGCGTCGAAGACCCCGCGTCCGTCGCAGACCCCGTCGGAGACGCCGTCCCAGACGCCGGTCGACACCCGCGTGACCGTGTCGGCAGCCGACTACACGGGCCAGAACGCCGAGCAGGTCGCGAACCAGCTCCGCGGTCAGGGCCTGGTCGCCGAGGTCGTCGCCGGTTCGAACGCGACGTCCTCCGACCAGGTCGGCACCGTCGAGTCGCTCAGCCCCGAGGGCAGCCTCGAGCAGGGCACGACGGTGACGATCAAGGCGTTCGGCGACGTCCTGACCGCCGAGGCACCCGAGCGTGCGACCGGTGGATCCGTGAGCGACTCCGGCCGCGTCACGTTCAGCTGGCCGTCCTACGACAAGTGCCCCGCCGGCTACTCCGACGTGAGCTACACGTACACGATCGACAACGGCACGGTCCCGTCGAACGGCAGCAGCTCGGGCTCGACCTCCGGCACGGCGGTCACCGTCGCGGCCGCGCAGTCCGGCACGGTGACGCTGTCGTACAAGGTGACGTGCAAGTCGCCGCAGTCCGGCACCGCGGTCGTCTCCGACTCGTCGCCCGGGGCGCAGGTCACCTGGACCGAGCCCACCGAGGAGCCCACGACCGACCCGAACGACGGCATCGACCCGACCGACGCCCCGATGGACGGCAACTGA
- a CDS encoding penicillin-binding protein 2 has product MNRQLRGVSTVIVLMFVALFVSTTSIQFFSADTLRADSRNSRTILDSYSTKRGAILVDGSPIAESTPVDDQYEYQRKYTNGDLYSAVTGYFTIGQGNTGIESAENTVLSGNSDASFFQNLNSILTGQDVQGDNVNLTIDPAVQQAAYDALGTNSGAVVAIQPKTGKILAMVSKPSYDPNTLTSHDTAKVKEQYDALLGASSSPLQNRAIGGDLYTPGSVFKLVVASAALEGGKYNLDSTFPNPSRLQLPGTSSYINNAEGGTCGGGDKVKLRTAIQYSCNIPFAELGQKLGYDAIKSMADKYGFGDAIEVPMSATASQYPEVDSTAQLMLSAFGQASVRVSPLQMAMVSAGIANGGKVMQPSLVDSITTSDLKTVESFSPRQYSDPLSSSESADLTEAMQSVVNAGTGTNAKIDGVDVAGKTGTAEGGTGDPYTLWFTGFAPAKDPEVAVAVVVGDGGGLGQSGVGNTVAAPVAKKVMEAVLNK; this is encoded by the coding sequence ATGAACCGACAGCTCCGCGGTGTCTCGACCGTCATCGTGCTCATGTTCGTCGCACTCTTCGTGTCGACGACCTCGATCCAGTTCTTCTCGGCGGACACGCTCCGCGCCGACTCCCGCAACTCACGCACCATCTTGGACAGTTACTCGACCAAGCGCGGTGCGATCCTCGTCGACGGCAGCCCGATCGCCGAGTCGACCCCCGTGGACGACCAGTACGAGTACCAGCGCAAGTACACGAACGGCGACCTGTACTCGGCGGTCACCGGCTACTTCACCATCGGCCAGGGCAACACCGGCATCGAGAGCGCGGAGAACACCGTGCTGTCCGGCAACTCGGACGCCTCGTTCTTCCAGAACCTCAACTCGATCCTCACCGGCCAGGACGTCCAGGGCGACAACGTCAACCTGACGATCGACCCCGCCGTGCAGCAGGCCGCGTACGACGCCCTCGGCACGAACAGCGGCGCCGTCGTGGCCATCCAGCCGAAGACCGGCAAGATCCTCGCGATGGTCTCGAAGCCGAGCTACGACCCGAACACCCTCACCTCGCACGACACCGCGAAGGTCAAGGAGCAGTACGACGCCCTGCTCGGCGCCTCGTCGTCCCCGTTGCAGAACCGCGCGATCGGCGGCGACCTGTACACGCCCGGATCCGTCTTCAAGCTCGTCGTCGCATCGGCGGCGCTCGAGGGCGGCAAGTACAACCTCGACTCGACGTTCCCGAACCCGTCGCGCCTGCAGCTCCCCGGCACGAGCTCGTACATCAACAACGCCGAAGGCGGCACGTGCGGCGGCGGCGACAAGGTCAAGCTCCGCACGGCCATCCAGTACTCGTGCAACATCCCGTTCGCCGAGCTCGGACAGAAGCTCGGGTACGACGCGATCAAGAGCATGGCCGACAAGTACGGCTTCGGTGACGCCATCGAGGTCCCGATGTCCGCGACCGCCAGCCAGTACCCCGAGGTCGACTCCACCGCGCAGCTCATGCTCAGCGCGTTCGGCCAGGCGAGCGTCCGGGTGTCCCCGCTGCAGATGGCCATGGTGTCGGCCGGCATCGCGAACGGCGGCAAGGTCATGCAGCCCTCGCTCGTCGACTCGATCACCACGAGCGACCTGAAGACGGTCGAGTCCTTCTCCCCGAGGCAGTACAGTGATCCGCTGTCCTCCTCCGAGTCCGCTGACCTCACCGAGGCCATGCAGAGCGTCGTGAACGCCGGGACCGGAACGAATGCCAAGATCGACGGTGTCGACGTCGCAGGGAAGACGGGCACGGCCGAGGGCGGAACAGGCGATCCCTACACCCTCTGGTTCACCGGGTTCGCGCCCGCGAAGGACCCGGAGGTCGCCGTGGCGGTCGTCGTCGGAGACGGCGGCGGGCTCGGCCAGTCGGGAGTCGGCAACACAGTCGCGGCCCCGGTCGCGAAGAAAGTCATGGAGGCGGTGCTGAACAAATGA
- a CDS encoding FtsW/RodA/SpoVE family cell cycle protein — protein MSSATAQSFTQAITIKLREPARARNLELVLLVIACGICAGAMVLVQLGTKGRLFDTSVLWVGGGILGLGLVMHVVLRVVAKNADPFILPIALVLNGIGIAEIYRIDVHNGLTGWDAIGVKQIVWTMLAMVLAIITLLLVRNHRFLQRYRYIFMFLTIALLLLPILPGIGQNIGGARVWIKIGPFSFQPGELAKITMALFFAGYLVTARDSLSIVGKKFLGMTFPRARDLGPILVMWGAAMAVLVFQRDLGTALLYFGLFLVMIYVATARISWVVIGLALFVGGALVAQSALEYVHGRFEQWLDPFNQEVFSRDTQASYQLVQGLFGFANGGITGTGLGQGRPYITPVANADYIIASLGEELGLIGVFAILALFIVLASRGIRVGFMAQDDFGKLLGVGFGFVIALQVFVVVGGITRVIPVTGLTTPFMAAGGSSLIANWIIAAMLLRLTDSIPAEQRVQQGAIPAASGRSARATRKERRR, from the coding sequence ATGAGCAGCGCCACCGCCCAGTCGTTCACGCAGGCGATCACGATCAAGCTCCGCGAACCCGCACGTGCTCGGAACCTCGAGCTCGTGCTGCTCGTCATCGCCTGCGGCATCTGCGCCGGCGCGATGGTGCTCGTGCAACTCGGCACCAAGGGGCGACTGTTCGACACCTCGGTGCTGTGGGTCGGCGGGGGCATCCTCGGGCTCGGGCTCGTGATGCACGTCGTGCTGCGGGTCGTCGCCAAGAACGCCGACCCGTTCATCCTGCCGATCGCACTCGTCCTGAACGGCATCGGCATCGCGGAGATCTACCGCATCGACGTCCACAACGGCCTGACCGGCTGGGACGCCATCGGTGTGAAGCAGATCGTCTGGACGATGCTCGCGATGGTCCTGGCGATCATCACGCTGCTGCTGGTCCGGAACCACCGGTTCCTGCAGCGCTACCGCTACATCTTCATGTTCCTGACGATCGCGCTGCTGCTGCTGCCGATCCTGCCCGGCATCGGTCAGAACATCGGTGGTGCACGGGTCTGGATCAAGATCGGACCGTTCTCGTTCCAGCCGGGCGAGCTCGCGAAGATCACCATGGCGCTGTTCTTCGCCGGGTACCTCGTCACCGCGCGCGACTCGCTGTCGATCGTCGGCAAGAAGTTCCTCGGCATGACGTTCCCGCGTGCCCGCGACCTCGGCCCGATCCTGGTGATGTGGGGAGCCGCGATGGCGGTCCTCGTCTTCCAGCGCGACCTCGGCACGGCGCTGCTGTACTTCGGCCTGTTCCTCGTGATGATCTACGTCGCGACCGCGCGGATCAGCTGGGTCGTCATCGGTCTGGCGCTGTTCGTCGGTGGTGCCCTCGTCGCGCAGAGCGCCCTCGAGTACGTGCACGGCCGCTTCGAGCAGTGGCTCGACCCGTTCAACCAAGAGGTCTTCAGCCGCGACACCCAGGCGAGCTACCAGCTGGTGCAGGGACTGTTCGGCTTCGCGAACGGCGGCATCACCGGTACCGGCCTCGGCCAGGGGCGCCCGTACATCACGCCCGTCGCCAACGCGGACTACATCATCGCCTCGCTCGGCGAGGAGCTCGGCCTGATCGGTGTCTTCGCGATCCTCGCGCTCTTCATCGTGCTGGCCTCGCGCGGCATCCGCGTCGGGTTCATGGCGCAGGACGACTTCGGCAAGCTGCTCGGCGTCGGCTTCGGCTTCGTGATCGCCCTGCAGGTGTTCGTCGTCGTCGGTGGCATCACCCGCGTGATCCCGGTGACCGGCCTGACCACGCCGTTCATGGCCGCGGGTGGTTCCTCGCTCATCGCCAACTGGATCATCGCCGCGATGCTGCTGCGACTCACCGATTCCATCCCAGCCGAACAACGCGTCCAGCAGGGCGCGATCCCCGCCGCGAGCGGGCGGTCCGCGCGCGCGACCAGGAAGGAGCGTCGTCGATGA
- a CDS encoding Stp1/IreP family PP2C-type Ser/Thr phosphatase yields the protein MTARTLSAAVSHVGRIRANNQDSGYAGAHLFAVADGMGGHAGGDVASAIAIRRIREVDREFPSAHDAEFALQSALIAANQLITETVFEHQELTGMGTTVSAMIRVGEQIAIAHIGDSRIYRHRDGELQQITSDHTFVQRLVDSGRITPEEAAVHPRRSVLMRVLGDVDAAPEVDTAIMDIQPGDRWLLCSDGLSSYLAEERIRHALASNMDANQVTQRLVKETLDHGAPDNVTVVVMDVTADEVDDDDDAATTVGSAAAPLTFEASTGRKPIRLPTILLHPLKVTTAPEDSHFEPESDQFFAELIAEDRRRRIRRRVSWTVALVVAVAALVGAVFLGWRITQDHYYVGTDRGTVAIYKGVQQSIGPLALSDVYEDTDITVSMLPDYTRENVRSTINAQSLDDARDIVDRLRKAAETGQDQAGTGGDGGSTSSPSPSPTRSSTPSPSPTRGSR from the coding sequence ATGACCGCTCGCACGTTGAGCGCCGCTGTGTCCCACGTGGGCCGCATCCGCGCGAACAACCAGGACTCCGGCTACGCCGGGGCGCACCTGTTCGCGGTCGCGGACGGCATGGGTGGGCACGCCGGCGGCGACGTCGCCTCGGCGATCGCGATCCGGCGCATCAGGGAGGTGGACCGCGAGTTCCCCTCCGCACACGACGCCGAGTTCGCGTTGCAGTCGGCCCTGATCGCCGCGAACCAGCTCATCACCGAGACGGTCTTCGAGCACCAGGAACTGACCGGCATGGGCACCACGGTGTCCGCGATGATCCGGGTCGGCGAGCAGATCGCGATCGCGCACATCGGTGACTCGCGCATCTACCGCCACCGTGACGGTGAGCTGCAGCAGATCACGTCGGACCACACCTTCGTGCAGCGCCTGGTCGACAGCGGCCGGATCACCCCGGAGGAAGCCGCGGTCCACCCTCGTCGCTCGGTGCTCATGCGGGTGCTCGGCGACGTCGACGCCGCGCCAGAGGTCGACACCGCGATCATGGACATCCAGCCGGGCGACCGCTGGCTGCTGTGCTCCGACGGCCTGTCGTCGTACCTGGCCGAAGAGCGCATCCGGCACGCCCTGGCGTCGAACATGGACGCCAACCAGGTCACGCAGCGCCTGGTCAAGGAGACCCTCGACCACGGCGCCCCCGACAACGTCACCGTCGTCGTCATGGACGTCACCGCAGACGAGGTCGACGACGACGACGACGCGGCCACCACCGTCGGGTCCGCGGCCGCTCCCCTGACCTTCGAGGCGTCGACCGGTCGCAAGCCGATCCGCCTCCCCACGATCCTGCTGCACCCGCTCAAGGTCACCACCGCCCCGGAGGACTCGCACTTCGAGCCCGAGTCCGACCAGTTCTTCGCGGAGCTCATCGCCGAGGACCGCCGACGCCGCATCCGACGTCGGGTCTCGTGGACGGTCGCGCTCGTGGTGGCGGTCGCTGCCCTGGTCGGGGCCGTGTTCCTCGGCTGGCGGATCACCCAGGACCACTACTACGTCGGCACCGACCGCGGCACGGTCGCGATCTACAAGGGCGTCCAGCAGTCGATCGGACCACTGGCGCTGTCGGACGTCTACGAGGACACCGACATCACCGTGTCGATGCTGCCGGACTACACCCGCGAGAACGTCCGCTCGACGATCAACGCGCAGTCGCTCGACGACGCACGGGACATCGTCGACCGACTGCGCAAGGCCGCCGAGACCGGGCAGGACCAGGCCGGCACCGGCGGTGACGGCGGATCCACCTCGTCACCCTCGCCGTCACCGACCCGGTCGTCGACGCCCTCCCCGTCCCCGACCCGGGGCTCGCGATGA
- a CDS encoding FHA domain-containing protein — translation MTTGLTLLVLRFAFLAVLWLFVFVIVFALRSDLFGQRVRTIPTDSKSAPSGPTTPTIPAAAAPAAASGGAFTDLIGQPTAATQSPSPAAVRLVITEGAREGMEMPLGGGPITIGRSSESNVVIRDDYTSTNHARLDLRADGWLLTDLESTNGTFVNGQKVSAPLIVAERTPITIGTTTFELRR, via the coding sequence ATGACCACAGGCCTGACCCTGCTCGTCCTGCGCTTCGCGTTCCTCGCGGTGCTCTGGCTGTTCGTCTTCGTGATCGTCTTCGCCCTGCGCAGTGATCTCTTCGGCCAGCGCGTGCGCACGATCCCCACGGATTCCAAGTCGGCTCCCTCCGGCCCGACGACCCCGACGATCCCCGCAGCGGCGGCGCCGGCAGCGGCCTCGGGTGGTGCGTTCACCGACCTCATCGGGCAACCCACGGCGGCGACGCAGTCGCCCTCGCCGGCAGCGGTGCGCCTCGTGATCACCGAAGGCGCGCGTGAGGGCATGGAGATGCCACTCGGCGGCGGGCCGATCACGATCGGCCGCTCCAGCGAGTCCAACGTCGTGATCCGCGACGACTACACCTCGACCAACCACGCCCGGCTCGACCTGCGCGCCGACGGCTGGCTCCTCACCGACCTCGAGTCCACGAACGGCACCTTCGTCAACGGTCAGAAGGTGAGCGCTCCCCTGATCGTCGCGGAGCGCACGCCGATCACGATCGGGACGACGACGTTCGAGCTGCGGCGGTAA
- a CDS encoding DUF3662 and FHA domain-containing protein, producing the protein MGLLDNFERGLERAVNGAFAKTFRSGVQPVEISSALRRELDTKAAVVSRERILVPNEFTVRLAPPDFTRMNDVGRPLIDELAQMAHQHAVAQNYSFSGPVTIRLQQDGTLSTGILQIDSTTVQRDVAWIAVLDIGSQRHRLQRGRTVIGRGSDADITIADTGTSRKHVEVLWDGKHAQATDLGSTNGSKLNGQHFQQAIVEPDSTIEIGRTRMVFRVIPENDGGAR; encoded by the coding sequence ATGGGCCTGCTGGACAACTTCGAGCGAGGGCTGGAGCGCGCCGTGAACGGCGCGTTCGCGAAGACCTTCCGCTCCGGTGTGCAGCCGGTCGAGATCTCCAGCGCCCTGCGCCGTGAGCTCGACACGAAGGCCGCCGTGGTGTCGCGAGAGCGCATCCTGGTGCCGAACGAGTTCACCGTGCGCCTCGCGCCGCCGGACTTCACGCGCATGAACGACGTCGGTCGTCCGCTCATCGACGAACTCGCGCAGATGGCCCACCAGCACGCCGTCGCGCAGAACTACTCGTTCTCCGGACCGGTCACCATCCGGCTGCAGCAGGACGGCACGTTGTCGACGGGCATCCTGCAGATCGACTCCACCACGGTGCAGCGCGACGTCGCCTGGATCGCCGTGCTCGACATCGGCTCGCAGCGCCACCGCCTGCAGCGCGGACGCACCGTGATCGGCCGTGGCAGCGACGCCGACATCACCATCGCGGACACCGGGACGAGCCGGAAGCACGTCGAGGTCCTGTGGGACGGCAAGCACGCCCAGGCCACGGATCTGGGCTCGACGAACGGCTCGAAGCTGAACGGACAGCACTTCCAACAGGCGATCGTGGAGCCGGACTCCACCATCGAGATCGGTCGTACCCGTATGGTGTTCCGGGTGATCCCGGAGAACGACGGAGGTGCTCGATGA
- a CDS encoding NUDIX domain-containing protein, whose product MTDDRAAAPRPGVDVPDARGRTGLDAVGRDLDRNPDVVVRDVEVVSDGWHVLRRTTLDVRRRDGRWDRQQRETYDRGNGATVLPYDAERGTVLLTRQFRWPAYVNGHPDGMLIEAAAGLLDEDDPETAVRREAAEELGIRLGDLVRVGDVFMSPGSVTERVHFYVGAYTPADRVEAGGGVEDEGEDIEVLELALDEALAMVEDGRIADGKTIMLLQWVALRSVAPRRVSPRQG is encoded by the coding sequence GTGACCGATGATCGTGCAGCAGCCCCTCGTCCCGGCGTCGACGTCCCCGATGCCCGTGGGCGGACCGGACTCGACGCCGTCGGCCGTGACCTCGACCGCAACCCCGACGTCGTCGTGCGGGACGTCGAGGTCGTGTCGGACGGCTGGCACGTGCTCCGTCGCACCACGCTCGACGTCCGGCGCCGGGACGGCCGGTGGGACCGGCAGCAGCGGGAGACCTACGACCGCGGGAACGGCGCCACCGTGCTGCCGTACGACGCCGAGCGCGGTACCGTCCTGCTCACCCGGCAGTTCCGGTGGCCGGCGTACGTGAACGGGCACCCGGACGGCATGCTCATCGAGGCAGCGGCGGGGCTGCTCGACGAGGACGACCCCGAGACCGCCGTCCGCCGCGAGGCCGCCGAGGAGCTGGGCATCCGGCTGGGCGACCTGGTGCGCGTCGGCGACGTCTTCATGAGCCCCGGTTCGGTCACCGAGCGTGTCCACTTCTACGTCGGTGCCTACACACCGGCGGACCGGGTCGAGGCGGGCGGCGGGGTCGAGGACGAGGGCGAGGACATCGAGGTGCTCGAGCTGGCACTCGACGAGGCGCTCGCGATGGTCGAGGACGGCCGGATCGCCGACGGCAAGACGATCATGCTGCTGCAGTGGGTGGCACTGCGGTCAGTGGCACCGCGGCGGGTGTCACCCCGACAGGGCTGA
- a CDS encoding TetR family transcriptional regulator — protein MPTTPARRRLNPAERGSQIAAAAVDLARAEGLAAVTLRGVAAVIGVAPSLVAHYRPSMEDLVGETFRTVAAAEVAEVRAIVAAAPDPVSGLRTLLGCIADPARDDVATLWADAWSIGRTNAALATAARDVMDDWQLLATTVVVDGVRAGVLRTDDPDGVGRLLFALVDATNGYALVDYLDRPTREGLVRTTIARAVGLDESALSG, from the coding sequence ATGCCGACGACACCGGCCCGCCGGCGCCTGAACCCGGCCGAACGCGGATCCCAGATCGCGGCGGCTGCCGTCGACCTGGCGCGCGCCGAGGGCCTCGCGGCGGTGACGCTCCGCGGGGTCGCCGCCGTGATCGGGGTCGCGCCGTCGCTCGTCGCCCACTACCGCCCGAGCATGGAGGACCTGGTCGGCGAGACGTTCCGCACCGTCGCGGCAGCCGAGGTCGCCGAGGTCCGCGCGATCGTCGCCGCTGCGCCCGACCCCGTCTCCGGCCTCCGCACCCTGCTCGGCTGCATCGCCGATCCCGCGCGCGACGACGTCGCCACCCTGTGGGCCGACGCGTGGAGCATCGGCCGCACGAACGCGGCGCTCGCGACCGCAGCGCGGGACGTCATGGACGACTGGCAGCTCCTCGCGACCACGGTCGTCGTCGACGGGGTGCGCGCGGGCGTGCTGCGGACCGACGACCCGGACGGCGTGGGACGCCTGCTCTTCGCGCTCGTCGACGCCACCAACGGGTACGCCCTGGTCGACTACCTCGACCGACCGACCCGCGAAGGCCTGGTCCGCACGACGATCGCCCGAGCGGTGGGCCTGGACGAGTCAGCCCTGTCGGGGTGA